Proteins encoded within one genomic window of Methanosarcina barkeri str. Wiesmoor:
- a CDS encoding GAF domain-containing protein produces MSKVVSNSAKKGKSRQKACKYMNEAALCNALEMAKELISVINKVPVTVFLWRPEKYWPAEFVSENIKKFGYTVEEFTSGKLLYGNVIHPDDLERVERELLRRIDEDYVDFSQEYRILTKSGEVRWVEERTFIEADENGIVKYLKGIILDVTERKRKEKLLYIQRDLGIALSTSNSLNETLEKLLDSCLQIDEINAGGIYLIDEETGDMKLAIHRGFSPNFVEHASYYSANSPNTKLVMIGQPVYKQHIDLLLTSRDDALRHENLRATAIIPVKSGKKVIAAFCLASSLEFEIPDSVRTVIETIATQFGVFISRIRLEEKLKECRRKRKS; encoded by the coding sequence ATGTCTAAAGTGGTTTCAAACTCGGCTAAGAAGGGGAAGAGCAGGCAAAAAGCCTGTAAATACATGAATGAAGCAGCTTTATGTAACGCTCTTGAGATGGCAAAGGAGCTGATCTCGGTAATAAATAAAGTCCCTGTCACGGTTTTTCTCTGGAGACCAGAGAAGTACTGGCCTGCCGAGTTTGTCTCAGAGAACATAAAGAAATTTGGGTATACCGTAGAAGAGTTTACATCAGGAAAACTTCTTTATGGTAATGTCATACACCCTGATGACCTGGAGAGAGTGGAAAGAGAACTCTTGAGAAGGATAGACGAAGATTACGTGGATTTTTCCCAGGAGTACCGTATCCTGACTAAGTCAGGCGAAGTACGCTGGGTTGAAGAAAGAACTTTTATTGAAGCCGATGAAAATGGGATTGTAAAGTACCTTAAGGGAATAATCCTGGATGTCACTGAGCGGAAGAGGAAAGAAAAATTGCTCTATATCCAAAGAGACCTTGGAATCGCACTCAGCACTTCCAATTCCCTGAACGAAACTCTTGAGAAACTGCTGGATTCCTGCCTCCAAATAGATGAAATCAATGCAGGAGGCATTTATCTTATCGATGAAGAAACAGGAGATATGAAGCTTGCCATTCACCGTGGTTTTTCTCCTAATTTTGTCGAGCATGCCTCGTATTACAGTGCTAATTCCCCCAATACTAAACTTGTTATGATAGGGCAGCCGGTTTATAAACAGCATATAGATCTGCTTCTCACGTCAAGAGATGATGCGCTCAGGCATGAAAATCTCAGGGCTACCGCAATTATCCCCGTAAAATCAGGAAAAAAGGTTATTGCAGCTTTTTGCCTTGCTTCGAGCCTTGAATTCGAGATTCCAGATAGCGTGCGCACTGTCATCGAAACCATTGCAACGCAATTTGGAGTCTTCATCTCTCGTATCCGCCTGGAAGAGAAACTAAAGGAATGCAGGAGGAAGAGAAAGTCTTAA